A window of the Streptomyces sp. JB150 genome harbors these coding sequences:
- a CDS encoding glycoside hydrolase family 31 protein, with the protein MIQPAEIQPKVSLAQSSPTVGTFREQGGALEWSGRQETLRIEPWGPDAVRVRARLGGPVLDGLPGALLPEAPPTESTVKTGDGEGRLTVGALTVRVSAEGQVRFERTGDGGELLAEERAHFWWPGPRLYTAVGNGYHRLEQRFAAYDDEKLYGLGQHQHGRLDQKGLVLDLVQRNAEVSVPVLTSSRGYTLLWNNPAIGRVELAHNGTRWVADSARQIDYWITAGAPADAQRRYSAVTGRTPMLPAWAAGFWQCKLRYRTQDELLAVAREYKRRNLPIDVIVCDFFHWTHLGEWKFDPKEWPDPAAMVRELDELGIKLVVSVWPSVSPLSENHAPMEQRGYFIGTQYGPLAHADWPDKEVASTVQVAFYDATNPEAREFVWSRIRDNYVVPYGIKAFWLDACEPELKPGFQENLRYWAGPGLEVGNIYPAENARAFHEGLTAAGEDEIITLNRSAWAGSQRYGAALWSGDIGTDFATLRRQIAAGLNTALSGIPWWNTDIGGFHGGDPDDAAYREVMVRWFQFGALSPLMRLHGFRDPGMPLGPEMTGGPNEVWSYGEEAGAIMERYLRLRERLKPYVLEVMREAHEEGLPVMRPLFLEFPQDQTAWSVDDAYLLGGDLLVAPVLTAGATARTAYLPAGAVWTDAWTGATYEGGTAVTVEAPLDRIPLFLRDGARLPVAE; encoded by the coding sequence GTGATTCAGCCCGCCGAAATACAGCCCAAGGTCAGCCTCGCGCAGTCCTCCCCCACCGTCGGCACGTTCCGCGAGCAGGGCGGCGCGCTGGAGTGGAGCGGCCGTCAGGAGACGCTGCGGATCGAGCCGTGGGGTCCGGACGCGGTCCGGGTGCGCGCCCGGCTGGGCGGCCCGGTCCTCGACGGGCTGCCGGGCGCCCTGCTCCCCGAGGCCCCGCCCACCGAGTCCACCGTCAAGACCGGTGACGGCGAGGGCCGGCTGACGGTGGGCGCGCTGACCGTGCGGGTGAGCGCCGAGGGCCAGGTCCGCTTCGAGCGCACCGGCGACGGCGGGGAACTGCTCGCCGAGGAGCGCGCCCACTTCTGGTGGCCGGGCCCGCGGCTGTACACGGCGGTCGGCAACGGCTACCACCGGCTGGAGCAGCGGTTCGCCGCGTACGACGACGAGAAGCTCTACGGCCTCGGCCAGCACCAGCACGGCCGGCTCGACCAGAAGGGCCTGGTGCTGGACCTGGTCCAGCGCAACGCCGAGGTCTCCGTCCCGGTCCTGACCTCCAGCCGCGGCTACACCCTGCTGTGGAACAACCCGGCGATCGGCCGGGTGGAGCTGGCGCACAACGGCACCCGCTGGGTGGCGGACTCGGCCCGCCAGATCGACTACTGGATCACCGCGGGCGCCCCGGCCGACGCCCAGCGCCGCTACAGCGCGGTCACCGGCCGCACCCCGATGCTGCCCGCGTGGGCGGCGGGCTTCTGGCAGTGCAAGCTGCGCTACCGCACGCAGGACGAACTGCTCGCCGTGGCGCGGGAGTACAAGCGCCGCAACCTGCCGATCGACGTGATCGTGTGCGACTTCTTCCACTGGACGCACCTCGGCGAGTGGAAGTTCGACCCGAAGGAGTGGCCGGACCCGGCGGCGATGGTGCGCGAGCTGGACGAGCTGGGCATCAAGCTGGTCGTCTCGGTGTGGCCGTCGGTGTCCCCGCTGAGCGAGAACCACGCGCCGATGGAGCAGCGCGGCTACTTCATCGGCACCCAGTACGGCCCGCTGGCGCACGCCGACTGGCCGGACAAGGAGGTCGCCTCCACGGTCCAGGTGGCCTTCTACGACGCGACCAACCCCGAGGCGCGCGAGTTCGTGTGGTCCCGGATCCGCGACAACTACGTGGTGCCGTACGGCATCAAGGCGTTCTGGCTGGACGCCTGCGAGCCGGAGCTGAAGCCGGGCTTCCAGGAGAACCTGCGGTACTGGGCGGGGCCGGGCCTCGAGGTCGGCAACATCTATCCGGCGGAGAACGCCCGCGCCTTCCACGAGGGCCTGACGGCGGCCGGCGAGGACGAGATCATCACCCTCAACCGCTCGGCGTGGGCGGGCAGTCAGCGCTACGGCGCGGCCCTGTGGTCCGGTGACATCGGCACCGACTTCGCCACCCTGCGCCGCCAGATCGCCGCCGGGCTCAACACGGCCCTGTCGGGCATCCCGTGGTGGAACACCGACATCGGCGGCTTCCACGGCGGCGACCCGGACGACGCGGCGTACCGCGAGGTGATGGTCCGCTGGTTCCAGTTCGGCGCGCTGTCCCCGCTGATGCGGCTGCACGGCTTCCGCGACCCGGGGATGCCGCTCGGCCCGGAGATGACCGGCGGCCCGAACGAGGTGTGGTCGTACGGCGAGGAGGCCGGCGCGATCATGGAGCGCTATCTGCGGCTGCGCGAGCGGCTGAAGCCGTATGTGCTGGAGGTGATGCGCGAGGCCCACGAGGAAGGGCTGCCGGTGATGCGGCCGCTGTTCCTGGAGTTCCCGCAGGACCAGACGGCGTGGTCGGTGGACGACGCCTATCTCCTGGGCGGGGATCTGCTGGTCGCCCCGGTGCTGACCGCGGGCGCCACGGCCCGCACGGCCTACCTGCCGGCGGGCGCCGTCTGGACGGACGCGTGGACCGGTGCGACGTACGAGGGGGGTACGGCCGTGACGGTCGAGGCCCCGCTGGACCGCATCCCGCTGTTCCTGCGGGACGGGGCGCGGCTGCCCGTGGCGGAGTAG
- a CDS encoding LacI family DNA-binding transcriptional regulator, whose protein sequence is MVTLAEVAQHAGVSASTVSYVLSGKRSISATTRQRVEQSIRELGYHPNAGARALASSRSNIIALMIPLRTDMYVPVMMEIAIAVATTARVHGYDVLLLTGEEGPDAVRRVTGSGLADAMILMDVELEDERLPLLRGAGQPSVLIGLPSDTTGLTCVDLDFTATGALCVEHLASLGHRDIAVIGEAPAVYERHTGFAERTLQGLRGRARELGLRVLHRPCEGGYDAMAATLARIFDERPATTGFVVQNESAVEPLLALLRQQGRAVPEDVSVVAICPDQVAVQASVRLTSVAIPAQEMGRYAVEHLVAKLDGRGSDEVVLIAPELTVRASTGPAPALS, encoded by the coding sequence ATGGTCACCCTCGCCGAGGTCGCCCAGCACGCCGGAGTCTCGGCGAGCACGGTGAGCTATGTCCTCAGCGGCAAGCGGTCCATCTCGGCGACCACCCGGCAGCGGGTCGAGCAGAGCATCCGGGAGCTGGGGTACCACCCGAACGCCGGTGCCCGCGCCCTGGCCAGCAGCCGGTCGAACATCATCGCGCTGATGATCCCGCTGCGCACCGACATGTACGTGCCGGTGATGATGGAGATCGCCATCGCGGTGGCCACCACCGCCCGCGTCCACGGCTACGACGTCCTGCTGCTCACCGGCGAGGAGGGCCCCGACGCGGTGCGCCGGGTCACCGGCAGCGGGCTCGCCGACGCGATGATCCTCATGGACGTCGAGCTGGAGGACGAGCGGCTGCCGCTGCTGCGCGGCGCCGGCCAGCCGTCGGTGCTGATCGGTCTGCCCTCCGACACCACCGGTCTGACCTGCGTGGACCTCGATTTCACGGCGACGGGCGCGCTGTGCGTGGAGCATCTGGCCTCGCTCGGGCACCGGGACATCGCCGTCATCGGCGAGGCCCCGGCGGTCTACGAACGGCACACCGGCTTCGCCGAACGCACCCTGCAGGGGCTGCGCGGCCGCGCCCGCGAGCTGGGGCTGCGGGTGCTGCACCGCCCGTGCGAGGGCGGGTACGACGCGATGGCGGCGACGCTCGCCCGCATCTTCGACGAGCGTCCGGCGACCACCGGGTTCGTGGTGCAGAACGAGTCGGCGGTCGAACCGCTGCTCGCCCTGCTGCGCCAGCAGGGCCGGGCGGTGCCGGAGGACGTCTCGGTGGTGGCGATCTGCCCGGACCAGGTCGCCGTGCAGGCCTCGGTGCGGCTGACCTCGGTCGCCATCCCGGCCCAGGAGATGGGCCGGTACGCCGTGGAGCACCTGGTCGCCAAGCTGGACGGGCGCGGCAGCGACGAGGTCGTGCTGATCGCGCCCGAGCTGACGGTCCGCGCGAGCACGGGACCGGCGCCCGCCCTCTCCTGA
- a CDS encoding acyl-CoA dehydrogenase family protein — translation MSATPTTRPVVTEREARQVAEAAREQHWRKPSFAKELFLGRFRLDLIHPHPLPADEDVRRGEEFLTRLRAFCETEIDSARIEREARIPDETINGLKELGALGMKIDPEYGGLGLTQVYYNKALALAGSASPAVGALLSAHQSIGVPQPLKMFGTPEQKERFLPRCARTDISAFLLTEPDVGSDPARLATTAVPDGDDYVLDGVKLWTTNGVVAGLLVVMARVPQTEGHKGGITAFVVEASSPGITVENRNAFMGLRGLENGVTRFQGVRVPAANRIGPEGAGLKIALTTLNTGRLSLPAMCAGAGKWCLKIAREWAGVREQWGKPVALHEAVGSKIAFIAATTFALEAVLDLSSQMADEDRNDIRIEAALAKLYGSEMAWLMADELVQIRGGRGFETAESLKARGERAVPAEQILRDLRINRIFEGSTEIMHLLIAREAVDAHLSVAGDLIDPDKSLQDKARAGAQAGVFYAKWLPRLIAGPGQLPRSYAEFRHGGADLSPHLRYIERTARKLARSTFYAMSRWQGRMETKQGFLGRIVDIGAELFAMSAACVRAELLRSRGENGREAYQLADAFCHQARLRVDALFTRLWSNTDALDRKLVKGVLSGTYAWLEEGVVDPSDDGPWIADTHTPATPRPDVRRTVPE, via the coding sequence ATGTCCGCCACTCCCACCACCCGACCCGTCGTCACCGAACGTGAGGCCCGCCAGGTGGCGGAGGCGGCCCGGGAACAGCACTGGCGCAAGCCCAGCTTCGCCAAGGAGCTGTTCCTCGGCCGCTTCCGCCTCGACCTCATCCACCCCCACCCGCTCCCGGCCGACGAGGACGTGCGCCGCGGCGAGGAGTTCCTGACCCGACTGCGCGCCTTCTGCGAGACGGAGATCGACTCCGCCCGCATCGAACGCGAGGCCCGCATCCCCGACGAGACCATCAACGGGCTGAAGGAACTCGGCGCGCTCGGCATGAAGATCGACCCCGAGTACGGCGGCCTCGGCCTCACCCAGGTCTACTACAACAAGGCCCTCGCCCTGGCCGGCTCCGCCAGCCCCGCCGTCGGCGCCCTGCTCAGCGCCCACCAGTCCATCGGCGTCCCGCAGCCGCTGAAGATGTTCGGCACGCCCGAGCAGAAGGAACGCTTCCTGCCGCGCTGCGCCCGCACGGACATCTCCGCCTTCCTCCTCACCGAGCCCGACGTCGGCTCCGACCCGGCCCGCCTCGCCACCACCGCCGTGCCGGACGGCGACGACTACGTCCTCGACGGAGTGAAACTCTGGACCACCAACGGCGTGGTCGCCGGCCTGCTCGTCGTCATGGCCCGCGTCCCGCAGACCGAGGGCCACAAGGGCGGCATCACCGCGTTCGTCGTCGAGGCGTCCTCCCCGGGCATCACCGTCGAGAACCGCAACGCGTTCATGGGCCTGCGCGGCCTCGAGAACGGCGTCACCCGCTTCCAGGGCGTGCGCGTCCCCGCCGCGAACCGCATCGGCCCCGAGGGCGCCGGCCTGAAGATCGCCCTCACCACGCTGAACACCGGCCGCCTGTCCCTGCCCGCGATGTGCGCCGGCGCCGGCAAGTGGTGCCTGAAGATCGCCCGTGAATGGGCCGGGGTGCGCGAGCAGTGGGGCAAGCCGGTCGCCCTGCACGAGGCCGTCGGCTCGAAGATCGCCTTCATCGCCGCGACGACGTTCGCCCTCGAAGCCGTCCTCGACCTGTCGTCCCAGATGGCCGACGAGGACCGCAACGACATCCGCATCGAGGCCGCCCTCGCCAAGCTGTACGGCTCGGAGATGGCCTGGCTCATGGCCGACGAACTCGTCCAGATCCGCGGCGGCCGCGGCTTCGAGACCGCCGAGTCGCTCAAGGCGCGCGGCGAGCGGGCCGTACCGGCCGAGCAGATCCTGCGCGACCTGCGCATCAACCGCATCTTCGAGGGCTCGACGGAGATCATGCACCTCCTCATCGCCCGCGAGGCGGTCGACGCCCACCTCTCCGTCGCCGGCGACCTCATCGACCCCGACAAGTCCCTCCAGGACAAGGCGAGGGCGGGCGCCCAGGCGGGCGTCTTCTACGCCAAGTGGCTGCCCAGGCTCATCGCGGGCCCCGGCCAGCTGCCCCGCTCCTACGCCGAGTTCCGGCACGGCGGCGCCGACCTCTCCCCGCACCTGCGCTACATCGAGCGCACCGCCCGCAAGCTCGCCCGCTCCACCTTCTACGCCATGTCCCGCTGGCAGGGCCGCATGGAGACCAAGCAGGGCTTCCTCGGCCGGATCGTCGACATCGGCGCCGAACTCTTCGCCATGAGCGCCGCCTGCGTCCGCGCCGAACTCCTCCGCTCCCGGGGCGAGAACGGCCGTGAGGCCTACCAGCTCGCCGACGCCTTCTGCCACCAGGCCCGCCTGCGCGTCGACGCCCTCTTCACCCGCCTGTGGAGCAACACCGACGCCCTCGACCGCAAGCTGGTCAAGGGCGTCCTGTCCGGCACCTACGCATGGCTCGAAGAGGGCGTGGTCGACCCCTCCGACGACGGCCCCTGGATCGCCGACACCCACACCCCCGCCACCCCCCGCCCCGACGTACGCCGCACCGTCCCCGAGTGA
- the dxr gene encoding 1-deoxy-D-xylulose-5-phosphate reductoisomerase, whose protein sequence is MSDSPSPLADPHLVYDPVTEDGPKDVVILGSTGSIGTQAIDLVLRNPDRFRVTGLSANGGRVALLAEQARRLRVRTVAVAREDVVPALREALSAEYGPGEPLPEILAGPDAATRLAGSDCHTVLNGITGSIGLAPTLAALEAGRTLALANKESLIVGGPLVKALAKPGQIIPVDSEHAALFQALAAGTRADVRKLVVTASGGPFRGRTRDELASVTVEDALAHPTWAMGPVITINSATLVNKGLEVIEAHLLYDIPFDRIEVVVHPQSYVHSMVEFTDGSTLAQATPPDMRGPIAIGLGWPERVPDAAPTFDWSKASTWEFFPLDNEAFPSVNLARHVGELAGTAPAVFNAANEECVEAFRAGALPFNGIIETVTRVVEEHGTPRTGTSLTVADVLEAETWARTRARELTAMTAEARA, encoded by the coding sequence ATGAGCGACAGTCCATCCCCCCTCGCCGACCCTCACCTCGTCTACGACCCGGTGACGGAAGACGGCCCGAAGGACGTGGTGATCCTCGGCTCCACCGGGTCGATCGGCACCCAGGCCATCGATCTCGTGCTGCGCAACCCGGACCGCTTCCGGGTGACCGGCCTGTCCGCCAACGGCGGGCGGGTCGCCCTCCTCGCCGAGCAGGCGCGGCGGCTGCGGGTGCGGACCGTGGCGGTCGCCCGCGAGGACGTGGTGCCCGCGCTGCGCGAGGCCCTGAGCGCCGAGTACGGCCCGGGGGAGCCGCTGCCCGAGATCCTGGCCGGCCCGGACGCGGCCACCCGGCTCGCCGGCTCCGACTGCCACACCGTGCTGAACGGCATCACCGGCTCCATCGGCCTCGCCCCCACCCTCGCCGCCCTGGAGGCGGGCCGCACCCTCGCGCTGGCCAACAAGGAGTCGCTCATCGTCGGCGGCCCGCTGGTCAAGGCGCTCGCCAAGCCCGGCCAGATCATCCCGGTCGACTCCGAGCACGCCGCCCTCTTCCAGGCCCTCGCCGCGGGCACCCGCGCCGACGTGCGCAAACTCGTCGTCACCGCCTCCGGCGGCCCGTTCCGGGGCCGCACCAGGGACGAGCTGGCCTCCGTCACCGTCGAGGACGCCCTCGCCCACCCCACCTGGGCGATGGGCCCGGTCATCACCATCAACTCCGCGACCCTCGTCAACAAGGGCCTGGAGGTCATCGAGGCGCACCTGCTCTACGACATTCCCTTCGACCGCATTGAGGTCGTCGTGCACCCGCAGTCGTATGTCCACTCGATGGTGGAGTTCACGGACGGATCGACCCTCGCGCAGGCGACGCCCCCCGACATGCGGGGCCCGATCGCCATCGGTCTCGGCTGGCCCGAGCGCGTCCCCGACGCCGCCCCGACGTTCGACTGGAGCAAGGCCTCCACCTGGGAGTTCTTCCCGCTCGACAACGAGGCCTTCCCCTCGGTGAACCTCGCCCGCCACGTCGGTGAGCTCGCGGGCACCGCCCCGGCGGTGTTCAATGCGGCAAACGAGGAGTGCGTGGAGGCCTTCCGCGCCGGCGCGCTGCCGTTCAACGGGATCATCGAGACCGTGACCCGGGTGGTCGAGGAGCACGGGACCCCGCGCACGGGAACCTCGCTCACCGTGGCGGACGTCCTCGAAGCGGAGACCTGGGCGCGCACCCGGGCCCGGGAACTGACGGCGATGACGGCGGAGGCCCGTGCATGA
- a CDS encoding site-2 protease family protein, translating into MMILGIVVFAVGLLFSIAWHELGHLSTAKMFGIRVPQYMVGFGPTLWSRTKGETEYGVKAIPLGGYIRMIGMFPPGPDGRVEARSTSPWRGMIEDARSAAFEELRPGDETRLFYTRKPWKRVIVMFAGPFMNLVLAIALFFIVLMGFGVTQQTTAVSEVQKCVVPQSQNRDTCKDSDPASPAAAAGLRAGDRIVAFDGVRTDDWNQLSDLIRSSPGEKVAIVVDRKGEEVTLHATIATNQVLKKDGNGQVVEGEYVTAGFLGFSAATGVVKQDFGDSVTWMTDRVGDAVDSLAALPGKIPALWNAAFDGAPREPDSPMGVVGAARVGGEIFTLDIPATQQLGMALMLVGMFNLSLFLFNMLPLLPLDGGHIAGALWESLRRHTARLLRRPDPGPFDVAKLMPVAYVVAGIFVCFTILVLIADVVNPVRIS; encoded by the coding sequence ATGATGATCCTCGGCATAGTCGTCTTCGCGGTCGGCCTGCTGTTCTCGATCGCCTGGCACGAGCTGGGTCATCTCTCCACGGCCAAGATGTTCGGCATCCGCGTGCCGCAGTACATGGTCGGCTTCGGCCCGACCCTGTGGTCGCGCACGAAGGGCGAGACCGAGTACGGCGTCAAGGCCATCCCGCTCGGCGGCTACATCCGCATGATCGGCATGTTCCCGCCCGGCCCCGACGGCCGGGTGGAGGCCCGCTCCACCTCCCCGTGGCGCGGCATGATCGAGGACGCCCGCTCCGCCGCCTTCGAGGAACTGCGCCCCGGCGACGAGACCCGCCTCTTCTACACCCGCAAGCCGTGGAAGCGGGTCATCGTGATGTTCGCGGGCCCCTTCATGAACCTGGTCCTCGCCATCGCCCTGTTCTTCATCGTGCTCATGGGCTTCGGCGTCACCCAGCAGACCACCGCGGTCAGCGAGGTCCAGAAGTGCGTCGTCCCGCAGAGCCAGAACCGCGACACCTGCAAGGACTCCGACCCCGCCTCCCCGGCCGCCGCGGCCGGCCTGCGGGCCGGCGACAGAATCGTCGCCTTCGACGGCGTCCGCACCGACGACTGGAACCAGCTCTCCGACCTGATCCGCTCCAGCCCCGGCGAGAAGGTCGCGATCGTCGTCGACCGCAAGGGCGAGGAAGTCACCCTGCACGCCACGATCGCCACCAACCAGGTCCTGAAGAAGGACGGCAACGGCCAGGTCGTCGAGGGCGAGTACGTCACCGCCGGCTTCCTCGGCTTCAGTGCCGCCACCGGCGTGGTCAAGCAGGACTTCGGCGACTCGGTGACCTGGATGACCGACCGGGTCGGCGACGCCGTCGACTCCCTCGCCGCACTGCCCGGCAAGATCCCCGCCCTGTGGAACGCGGCCTTCGACGGCGCCCCCCGCGAACCCGACTCCCCGATGGGCGTGGTCGGCGCGGCCCGCGTCGGCGGCGAGATCTTCACCCTCGACATCCCGGCCACCCAGCAGCTCGGCATGGCCCTGATGCTGGTCGGGATGTTCAACCTGTCCCTGTTCCTGTTCAACATGCTCCCGCTGCTCCCGCTCGACGGCGGGCACATCGCGGGCGCCCTGTGGGAGTCGCTGCGCCGGCACACCGCCCGGCTGCTGCGCCGCCCCGACCCGGGACCGTTCGACGTGGCGAAGCTGATGCCGGTGGCCTACGTGGTGGCCGGGATCTTCGTCTGCTTCACGATCCTGGTGCTGATCGCGGACGTCGTTAACCCGGTCAGAATCTCGTAG
- the ispG gene encoding flavodoxin-dependent (E)-4-hydroxy-3-methylbut-2-enyl-diphosphate synthase, translating into MTAISLGMPSVPTKLAERRKSRQIQVGSVAVGGDAPVSVQSMTTTRTSDIGATLQQIAELTASGCQIVRVACPTQDDADALPIIAKKSQIPVIADIHFQPKYVFAAIEAGCAAVRVNPGNIKKFDDQVKEIAKAARDHGTPIRIGVNAGSLDKRLLEKYGKATPEALVESALWEASLFEEHDFRDIKISVKHNDPVVMIEAYRQLAAQCDYPLHLGVTEAGPAFQGTIKSAVAFGALLSQGIGDTIRVSLSAPPVEEVKVGLQILQSLGLRQRGLEIVSCPSCGRAQVDVYKLAEEVTAGLTGMEVPLRVAVMGCVVNGPGEAREADLGVASGNGKGQIFVKGEVIKTVPESKIVETLIEEAMKLAEQMEADGVESGEPTISVAG; encoded by the coding sequence ATGACTGCGATTTCTCTCGGCATGCCGTCCGTTCCGACCAAGCTCGCCGAGCGCCGGAAGAGCCGGCAGATCCAGGTCGGATCCGTGGCGGTCGGCGGGGACGCGCCGGTCTCGGTCCAGTCCATGACGACCACCCGCACCTCGGACATCGGCGCCACCCTCCAGCAGATCGCCGAGCTGACCGCGTCCGGCTGCCAGATCGTCCGCGTCGCCTGCCCCACCCAGGACGACGCCGACGCGCTGCCGATCATCGCGAAGAAGTCCCAGATCCCGGTCATCGCCGACATCCACTTCCAGCCGAAGTACGTCTTCGCCGCCATCGAGGCCGGCTGCGCCGCGGTCCGCGTGAACCCGGGCAACATCAAGAAGTTCGACGACCAGGTCAAGGAGATCGCCAAGGCCGCCCGCGACCACGGCACCCCGATCCGGATCGGCGTCAACGCGGGCTCCCTCGACAAGCGGCTGCTCGAGAAGTACGGCAAGGCCACCCCCGAGGCGCTGGTCGAGTCCGCCCTCTGGGAGGCCTCCCTCTTCGAGGAGCACGACTTCCGCGACATCAAGATCTCGGTCAAGCACAACGACCCGGTCGTGATGATCGAGGCCTATCGCCAGCTCGCCGCCCAGTGCGACTACCCCCTGCACCTCGGCGTCACCGAGGCCGGCCCCGCCTTCCAGGGCACGATCAAGTCGGCCGTCGCCTTCGGCGCGCTGCTCTCCCAGGGCATCGGCGACACCATCCGCGTCTCGCTGTCCGCCCCGCCCGTGGAGGAGGTCAAGGTCGGCCTCCAGATCCTCCAGTCCCTCGGCCTGCGCCAGCGCGGCCTGGAGATCGTCTCCTGCCCGTCCTGCGGCCGCGCCCAGGTCGACGTCTACAAGCTCGCCGAGGAAGTCACCGCCGGCCTCACCGGCATGGAGGTCCCGCTGCGCGTCGCCGTCATGGGCTGCGTCGTCAACGGCCCCGGCGAGGCCCGCGAGGCCGACCTCGGCGTCGCCTCCGGCAACGGCAAGGGCCAGATCTTCGTCAAGGGCGAGGTCATCAAGACCGTCCCCGAGTCCAAGATCGTCGAGACCCTCATCGAAGAGGCCATGAAGCTGGCCGAACAGATGGAGGCCGACGGCGTGGAAAGCGGCGAGCCGACCATCTCGGTCGCCGGCTGA
- a CDS encoding GNAT family N-acetyltransferase, with the protein MLTQTTSRVLEPSDLDAALAVLNREPVANAFVTSRVQVAGLDPWRLGGEMWGWYEDGILTSLCYAGANLVPICATPRAVRAFADRARRAGRRCSSIVGPAEPTAELWRLLEPHWGPAREVRARQPLMVTDRMPDDIEPDPYVRRVRKDEMETIMPACVAMFTEEVGVSPLAGDGGLLYQARVAELVGSGRSFARLDEHGNVMFKAEIGAATPQACQVQGVWVAPEYRGRGLAAPGMAAVLRYALADVAPVVSLYVNDYNTAARRTYRRVGFREAGAFMSVLF; encoded by the coding sequence GTGCTGACCCAGACCACCTCCCGGGTCCTCGAACCGAGCGACCTGGACGCCGCGCTCGCCGTCCTGAACCGCGAGCCGGTCGCCAACGCCTTCGTGACCTCCCGGGTCCAGGTCGCCGGCCTGGACCCCTGGCGCCTCGGCGGCGAGATGTGGGGCTGGTACGAGGACGGCATACTCACGTCGCTGTGCTACGCGGGCGCCAACCTCGTCCCCATCTGCGCCACCCCGCGCGCCGTGCGCGCCTTCGCCGACCGCGCCCGCCGGGCCGGCCGCCGCTGCTCCTCCATCGTCGGCCCCGCCGAACCCACCGCCGAGCTGTGGCGGCTGCTGGAGCCGCACTGGGGCCCGGCCCGCGAGGTCCGCGCCCGCCAGCCGCTGATGGTCACCGACCGGATGCCCGACGACATCGAGCCGGACCCGTACGTCCGCCGCGTCCGCAAGGACGAGATGGAAACGATCATGCCGGCGTGCGTGGCGATGTTCACCGAGGAGGTCGGCGTCTCCCCGCTGGCCGGCGACGGCGGCCTGCTCTACCAGGCCCGGGTCGCCGAACTCGTCGGCTCCGGCCGCTCCTTCGCCCGCCTCGACGAACACGGCAACGTCATGTTCAAGGCGGAGATCGGCGCCGCGACCCCCCAGGCCTGCCAGGTCCAGGGCGTCTGGGTCGCCCCCGAGTACCGCGGCCGGGGCCTCGCCGCCCCCGGCATGGCCGCGGTGCTGCGCTACGCCCTCGCCGACGTCGCCCCCGTGGTCAGCCTGTACGTCAACGACTACAACACGGCCGCGCGCCGGACGTACCGCCGCGTCGGCTTCCGCGAGGCCGGTGCCTTCATGAGCGTGCTGTTCTGA
- a CDS encoding GNAT family N-acetyltransferase, producing the protein MLRDITIAPLDLPAHVDEALAVQALAFGLGPDEVAVRRQIVLRHMTYPGARALGATTADGRLAGFVYGMPNSRTHWWSTIVEPYLRAQGNDAWLDDSFVITELHVHPRYQNRGIGRALITTITDSATEPRSILSAIDTDSPARGLYHSLGYQDLARRVLFPSAPRPYAVMGAPLPLRRR; encoded by the coding sequence ATGCTTCGCGACATCACGATCGCCCCCCTCGACCTCCCCGCCCACGTCGACGAAGCGCTGGCCGTCCAAGCCCTCGCCTTCGGCCTCGGCCCGGACGAGGTGGCCGTACGCCGCCAGATCGTGCTGCGCCACATGACCTACCCGGGCGCCCGCGCCCTCGGCGCCACCACCGCCGACGGCCGCCTGGCCGGCTTCGTCTACGGCATGCCCAACAGCCGCACCCACTGGTGGTCGACGATCGTCGAACCGTATCTGCGCGCGCAGGGCAACGACGCCTGGCTCGACGACTCCTTCGTCATCACCGAGCTGCACGTCCACCCCCGCTACCAGAACCGCGGCATCGGCCGCGCCCTGATCACCACGATCACCGACAGCGCCACCGAGCCCCGCTCGATCCTCTCCGCGATCGACACCGACAGCCCCGCCCGCGGCCTCTACCACTCGCTCGGCTACCAGGACCTGGCCCGCCGCGTCCTCTTCCCCAGCGCCCCCCGCCCGTACGCCGTCATGGGCGCCCCGCTCCCACTGCGCCGCCGCTAG